The proteins below come from a single Rhizobium tropici CIAT 899 genomic window:
- a CDS encoding efflux RND transporter periplasmic adaptor subunit produces the protein MKKLWLPLGLLVVAALAAWSYRDRIPFLSAFVDQASAETKDAGKAAGNQKHKAITSVVKTAAVEKRILPNDITATGSAVAQNTTTIAAQESGIITSIEAQDGAMVKAGDLIAKLDARTAQAAVDKDQATIVKDQATLVAAEAALTRAKSLLNNAGTQQTVDQAVAARDTAAADVNADKAQLASDQVLLENTQIRAPYDGRLGNVVPSPGAYVTPGTAIVTITQYNPIYVQFHMQENQLRELEEAMKAGTVPVSTVPNSSKGKSRQGAVSFFDNSVDTASGTILVKAKFDNANGAIWPGRSVNVVVHLTDNEPVIVAPTVAISPGPDGFYAYVVKDNKVHLTPVTVERQNGSFTAVAKGLSQGDHVVTEGQVQLIDGQTVVEQFNDEKPEKVAAANDQSSQKSETISVGAQQ, from the coding sequence ATGAAAAAACTTTGGCTTCCCCTCGGCCTTCTTGTCGTCGCAGCCCTTGCAGCATGGAGCTATCGCGACCGTATTCCTTTCCTTTCCGCCTTTGTCGATCAAGCCTCTGCAGAAACGAAAGATGCCGGCAAGGCGGCCGGCAATCAAAAGCACAAGGCTATAACCTCCGTCGTCAAGACGGCAGCGGTTGAGAAGAGAATTCTGCCGAACGACATTACAGCAACGGGTTCGGCCGTTGCGCAGAATACAACGACGATCGCCGCGCAGGAGTCCGGCATCATCACATCGATCGAAGCGCAGGACGGCGCAATGGTGAAGGCCGGCGACCTGATCGCCAAGCTCGATGCGCGAACCGCGCAGGCCGCCGTCGACAAAGACCAGGCGACCATAGTCAAGGATCAGGCGACGCTCGTAGCCGCGGAGGCAGCCCTCACTCGAGCCAAGAGCCTGCTCAACAATGCCGGAACGCAACAGACCGTCGATCAGGCCGTCGCGGCGCGCGATACCGCGGCCGCCGACGTCAATGCCGACAAGGCCCAGCTCGCATCCGACCAGGTTCTCCTGGAAAACACGCAGATCCGTGCGCCTTATGACGGACGCCTCGGCAACGTCGTTCCGAGCCCCGGCGCCTATGTGACGCCCGGAACGGCAATCGTGACCATCACGCAATACAATCCGATCTACGTGCAATTCCACATGCAGGAAAATCAGCTGCGGGAATTGGAAGAAGCGATGAAGGCCGGCACCGTGCCCGTCAGCACCGTTCCGAATTCGAGCAAGGGCAAGTCCCGCCAGGGCGCAGTCAGCTTCTTCGACAATTCCGTAGATACCGCCTCCGGCACCATCCTCGTCAAGGCAAAGTTCGACAATGCCAATGGCGCGATCTGGCCTGGCAGATCGGTCAACGTCGTCGTTCATCTGACCGACAACGAGCCGGTGATCGTCGCTCCGACGGTTGCGATCAGCCCCGGTCCGGATGGCTTCTATGCCTATGTCGTCAAGGACAACAAGGTTCATTTGACGCCCGTCACCGTGGAACGGCAGAACGGCAGCTTCACCGCAGTCGCCAAGGGACTTTCGCAAGGCGATCATGTCGTCACTGAAGGACAGGTGCAGCTGATCGACGGACAGACGGTCGTCGAGCAGTTCAATGACGAAAAGCCTGAGAAGGTGGCCGCCGCCAACGATCAGTCGAGCCAGAAGAGCGAAACGATTTCCGTTGGAGCACAGCAATGA
- the pepN gene encoding aminopeptidase N, which yields MRTDTGQIINLADYRPTDFVLERVDLTFDLHPTETKVEARLIFHRREGVDANAPLVLDGDELVLSGLLLDQSELPAGQYDATPEGLTVRNLPESAPFELTITTVINPEANTQLMGLYRTGGIYCTQCEAEGFRRITYFPDRPDVLAPYTVNIIAEKEANPLLLSNGNFLGGAGYGEGKHFAAWFDPHPKPSYLFALVAGDLGVVEDTFTTSSGREVALKIYVEHGKEPRATYAMDALKRSMKWDEERFGREYDLDIFMIVAVSDFNMGAMENKGLNVFNDKYVLADPETATDADYANIEAIIAHEYFHNWTGNRITCRDWFQLCLKEGLTVYRDHEFSADQRSRPVKRIAEVRHLKSEQFPEDGGPLAHPVRPTTYREINNFYTTTVYEKGSEVTRMIATLLGRDLFKKGMDLYFDRHDGQAVTIEDFVSCFEDVSGRDLTQFSLWYHQAGTPLVTASGAYDANAKTFTLSLEQMVPATPGQTVKKPMHIPLRLGLLAEDGGPITPASVTGAELTDDVLHLTKKAQTVTFHGIPSRPVLSLNRSFSTPINLQFSQSTEDLALIARYETDHFARWQALIDLGLPNLLQAARDARQGADITCGSAFTDALLAAAADESLEPAFRAQALALPSESDIARELGGNNDPDAIHAARQTIIKRIAEAGKDVFTVLYDGMQTPGPFSPDAASAGRRALRNAALGYLSQLDETPARTKAAYDAANNMTDLSAALTILAQRFPDTAETAAALAHFRDRFADNALVIDKWFAIQAAIPGAVALERIRLLMETPLFKRTNPNRVRSLIGTFVFANPTGFGRADGAGYNFLADEILEIDQRNPQLAARILTSMRSWRLLEPVRADHARSALTRIERAAGLSTDVRDIVERILKE from the coding sequence ATGCGCACAGACACCGGCCAGATCATCAATCTGGCAGACTATCGCCCCACCGACTTCGTTCTGGAGCGCGTGGATCTCACCTTCGATCTCCATCCGACAGAAACGAAGGTAGAGGCGCGGCTGATTTTCCATCGGCGCGAGGGTGTCGATGCGAATGCGCCGCTCGTGCTTGATGGCGACGAGTTGGTTCTCTCCGGCCTGCTGCTCGATCAGAGCGAACTTCCGGCCGGGCAATACGATGCGACGCCAGAAGGCCTGACCGTTCGCAACCTGCCGGAAAGCGCACCTTTCGAATTGACGATTACGACCGTCATCAATCCGGAAGCCAACACCCAGTTGATGGGCCTCTACCGCACAGGCGGCATCTATTGCACGCAGTGCGAAGCCGAGGGCTTTCGCCGCATCACCTATTTCCCCGACAGGCCGGATGTGCTCGCCCCTTATACGGTCAATATCATTGCCGAAAAGGAAGCAAACCCGCTGCTGTTGTCGAACGGCAATTTCCTCGGTGGCGCCGGCTACGGCGAAGGCAAGCATTTTGCTGCCTGGTTCGATCCGCATCCGAAGCCGAGCTATCTCTTTGCGCTTGTTGCCGGCGATCTTGGTGTCGTCGAGGACACGTTCACGACGTCATCCGGCCGTGAGGTGGCGCTGAAGATCTATGTCGAACACGGCAAGGAACCGCGCGCGACTTATGCCATGGATGCGCTGAAGCGTTCGATGAAGTGGGACGAAGAGCGGTTCGGCCGCGAATACGATCTCGACATCTTCATGATCGTCGCCGTGTCGGACTTCAACATGGGAGCGATGGAAAACAAAGGCCTCAACGTCTTCAACGACAAGTATGTCCTGGCCGATCCCGAGACGGCGACCGATGCCGACTACGCCAATATCGAAGCCATCATCGCGCATGAATACTTCCACAACTGGACCGGCAATCGCATCACCTGCCGCGACTGGTTCCAGCTCTGCCTCAAGGAAGGCCTGACCGTCTATCGCGATCACGAATTTTCCGCCGATCAGCGCTCGCGTCCCGTCAAGCGGATTGCCGAAGTCCGTCACCTGAAGTCGGAGCAATTTCCGGAGGACGGTGGCCCGCTTGCCCATCCGGTTCGCCCGACGACATACCGTGAAATCAACAACTTCTATACGACAACAGTCTATGAGAAGGGCAGCGAGGTCACTCGCATGATCGCAACGCTGCTTGGCCGCGATCTGTTCAAGAAAGGCATGGATCTCTATTTCGATCGGCACGACGGACAGGCGGTGACGATCGAAGATTTCGTCAGTTGTTTCGAGGATGTCAGCGGCCGCGATCTCACGCAGTTTTCGCTGTGGTACCATCAGGCCGGCACGCCGCTCGTCACCGCATCGGGCGCTTATGATGCCAATGCCAAGACATTCACCCTGTCGCTCGAACAGATGGTGCCGGCAACGCCGGGCCAGACCGTCAAAAAGCCGATGCACATTCCGCTCCGCCTGGGCTTGCTCGCCGAAGACGGCGGTCCCATCACGCCGGCATCCGTGACCGGAGCAGAGCTGACCGACGACGTGCTGCACCTGACAAAGAAGGCGCAAACGGTGACGTTCCACGGCATTCCCTCGCGGCCGGTCCTCTCGCTCAATCGCAGCTTCTCGACGCCGATCAATCTGCAGTTCAGCCAGAGCACTGAGGATCTCGCATTGATCGCTCGCTATGAGACCGATCATTTCGCCCGCTGGCAGGCGCTGATCGATCTTGGCCTGCCCAACCTGTTGCAGGCGGCACGCGATGCGCGCCAGGGTGCCGACATAACATGCGGCTCGGCCTTCACCGACGCCTTGCTGGCTGCCGCAGCCGACGAAAGTCTGGAACCGGCCTTCCGCGCCCAGGCGCTCGCCTTGCCGAGTGAATCCGACATTGCCCGCGAGCTTGGCGGCAACAATGATCCTGATGCCATCCATGCAGCGCGCCAGACGATCATCAAGCGCATCGCCGAGGCCGGAAAGGACGTCTTCACCGTGCTTTATGATGGCATGCAGACGCCGGGACCGTTCAGCCCCGACGCGGCAAGCGCCGGCCGTCGCGCCCTGCGCAATGCGGCACTGGGCTATCTGTCGCAGCTGGATGAAACGCCGGCGAGGACTAAGGCCGCCTATGATGCGGCAAACAACATGACCGATCTCAGCGCCGCGCTGACCATTCTCGCCCAGCGGTTCCCCGACACGGCGGAGACGGCGGCGGCGCTTGCGCATTTCCGTGACCGCTTCGCGGACAATGCGCTCGTCATCGACAAATGGTTCGCCATTCAGGCGGCAATCCCAGGCGCTGTGGCGCTGGAGCGCATCCGGCTGCTCATGGAAACGCCGCTCTTCAAGCGCACCAATCCCAATCGCGTCCGCTCGCTTATCGGCACCTTTGTCTTTGCAAACCCCACTGGTTTCGGCCGGGCCGACGGCGCCGGATACAATTTCCTCGCCGACGAAATCCTCGAGATCGATCAGCGCAATCCGCAGCTTGCGGCCCGCATCCTGACCTCGATGCGCTCATGGCGGTTGCTCGAACCCGTGCGCGCAGATCACGCTCGCTCGGCGCTGACGCGGATCGAGCGCGCCGCCGGTCTTTCGACCGACGTGCGTGACATCGTCGAACGTATCCTCAAGGAGTGA
- a CDS encoding SDR family oxidoreductase, whose amino-acid sequence MDLGIGGKRALVLASSKGLGHGIAVALAREGANVLLCGRSGERLDNNCKAINAEGKGRADWIWADLNDENFVDVVTKAAIEKLGGIDILVNNSGGPTPGTTEDMTTDRLETYFISMVSRIITLTNALLPGMKTQGWGRILTVASSGVIEPIPNLALSNTLRPALAGWSKTLASEVAAHGVTVNMLLPGSIATDRLAELDTATAKRGGRSLEDVSAERQQRIPAGRYGRVEEFAATAAFLCSQPASYVTGTMVRCDGGAARSL is encoded by the coding sequence ATGGATCTTGGTATTGGCGGAAAGCGCGCGCTGGTGCTCGCGTCGTCGAAGGGGCTGGGCCATGGCATCGCAGTTGCGCTCGCCCGCGAGGGCGCGAATGTCTTGCTCTGTGGCCGAAGCGGCGAAAGGCTCGACAACAATTGCAAGGCCATCAATGCCGAAGGCAAGGGCCGGGCGGACTGGATCTGGGCTGACCTCAACGACGAGAACTTCGTGGATGTCGTTACCAAGGCAGCCATCGAGAAGCTTGGCGGCATCGATATTCTCGTCAACAACAGCGGCGGACCGACTCCGGGGACGACTGAGGATATGACTACCGACCGGCTGGAAACCTATTTCATCTCGATGGTGTCACGGATCATCACCCTGACCAATGCGCTCTTACCAGGCATGAAAACACAAGGCTGGGGACGTATTCTCACCGTCGCCTCCTCCGGCGTCATCGAGCCCATTCCCAATCTCGCGCTTTCCAATACGCTACGCCCGGCGCTTGCCGGCTGGAGCAAGACGTTGGCCAGCGAAGTGGCCGCGCATGGCGTCACGGTCAACATGCTGCTGCCGGGCAGCATTGCGACCGACCGGTTGGCGGAGCTCGATACCGCGACGGCCAAGCGCGGAGGCAGAAGCCTGGAAGATGTCAGCGCCGAACGCCAGCAGCGCATCCCGGCCGGCCGCTACGGACGCGTCGAGGAGTTCGCCGCTACAGCAGCATTCCTCTGCAGCCAACCGGCAAGCTACGTCACGGGCACCATGGTTCGCTGCGATGGGGGAGCTGCTCGCTCACTTTGA
- a CDS encoding efflux RND transporter permease subunit, which produces MIPQFCIQRPVATTLLALGVVMAGLAGYQLLPVAALPQVDFPTINVSAQLTGASPQTMATSVSTPLIKQFETIPGISEISATNSLGNTSIVLQFDLNRSIDAAAADVQAAISNATRQLPNNLTTPPGYRKTNPADAPIMLLAVQSDTMPRSKLDEIAEDIISPSLSTLPGVAEVTVYGAQTYAVRVEVDPDKLLARGIGIDTVNTAIVNANSQVPVGTLQNNKQSMTLNANTQNTNAAQFKSLVIANPNGAPIHLSDVANVQDSVQNTNAGSWYDGKQAIILAIQRQPDANTVDVVDAINAKLPQLHAEIPASVQTHIMNDSAQPIRDAIKDVKFTLMLTIGLVVLVIYLFTGHVTATIIPGLAVPLSLISTFGMMYVLGYSIDNISLLGLTLAVGLVVDDAIVMLENILRHVEDGMPVLQAAIKGSAEVSYTIISMSISLIAVFIPILLMGGVVGRIFNEFGMVVAIAIVSSAIVSLTVTPMLSSRLSAGHSQPPYPVRLFNRGFDWTQRGYDKGVAWCLRNRGFVLLSFLGSVALSIYLFMVLPASFFPTEDIGRLQISTQARQDISYPAMRDLQNQAAALVRQNPAVDHVMSIVGGSVRQPLNNGTMFVQLKPKEQRAPLDQTLRELRSSIGTIAGLKAYITPQQSLRFGGRQTASQYQLIIQALSADQTNLWANKMLDAMRRDPSFTDVASDEQNNALQANIVIDTEKAAQYGINNNQLRTTLEEAFGGYDAAQIQTTGDSYDVMVEFDTSKPWDDQRLQDIHVASSKGALVPLSAFAHVQRTTGPVTINQTGQLVSTTVSFNLPAGEALGDATAKIDQIKKDINMPADIFTSYGGTAQIFQQSQGSTPYLILAAVLTIYVVLGVLYESFIHPLTILSGLPAAALGALLALKVFGFDLSIIALIGLLMLIGIVKKNAIMMIDVALETLRSTTGISPAEAIHEACVRRFRPIMMTTFCALLGALPIAVGGGASSELRQPLGIAVVGGLVVSQLLTLFITPVIFLEMNRLNDFLARLTKRKDADPHHKDPPAAIAAE; this is translated from the coding sequence ATGATCCCGCAATTCTGTATCCAGCGACCGGTCGCGACCACACTTCTGGCGTTGGGTGTAGTCATGGCCGGCCTCGCCGGCTATCAGCTGCTGCCCGTTGCCGCCCTGCCCCAGGTGGATTTTCCCACCATCAACGTTTCCGCGCAGCTGACCGGCGCTTCGCCGCAGACAATGGCGACTTCAGTCTCCACGCCGCTGATCAAGCAGTTCGAGACCATCCCCGGCATCAGTGAAATCTCGGCCACGAACTCGCTCGGCAATACGAGCATCGTGCTGCAGTTCGATCTCAACCGCAGTATCGATGCCGCCGCGGCCGACGTTCAGGCCGCGATCTCGAATGCGACGCGTCAATTGCCCAACAATCTGACGACGCCGCCGGGCTACAGGAAGACAAATCCGGCCGACGCACCGATCATGCTGCTTGCTGTGCAGAGCGATACCATGCCGCGCAGCAAGCTGGACGAAATTGCCGAAGATATCATTTCACCGTCGCTGTCGACGCTTCCGGGCGTTGCCGAAGTGACCGTCTATGGTGCCCAGACCTATGCCGTGCGTGTCGAAGTGGATCCGGATAAGCTCTTGGCGCGCGGTATCGGGATCGATACCGTCAACACCGCCATCGTCAATGCCAACAGCCAGGTTCCGGTCGGCACTCTGCAGAACAACAAGCAGAGCATGACGCTCAATGCCAACACGCAGAATACCAATGCTGCGCAGTTCAAGTCGCTGGTCATCGCCAATCCCAATGGCGCGCCGATCCATCTGAGCGATGTCGCCAACGTGCAGGACAGCGTGCAGAACACCAACGCGGGCTCGTGGTACGACGGCAAGCAGGCGATCATTCTCGCCATCCAGCGCCAGCCGGACGCCAATACGGTCGATGTGGTCGATGCGATCAACGCCAAGCTGCCGCAGCTCCATGCGGAAATTCCGGCTTCGGTGCAGACGCATATCATGAATGACTCGGCTCAGCCGATCCGCGACGCGATCAAGGACGTCAAGTTTACCTTGATGCTGACCATCGGCCTCGTCGTGCTGGTAATCTATCTGTTCACCGGTCACGTCACGGCCACGATCATCCCCGGCCTTGCCGTGCCGTTGTCGCTGATTTCGACCTTCGGCATGATGTATGTGCTCGGCTACAGTATCGACAACATATCACTGCTGGGATTGACGCTCGCCGTCGGCCTTGTGGTGGATGACGCGATCGTCATGCTGGAAAACATATTGCGGCATGTCGAAGACGGCATGCCGGTGCTGCAGGCGGCGATCAAGGGATCGGCCGAAGTCAGCTACACCATCATTTCCATGTCCATCTCGCTGATCGCAGTGTTCATCCCGATCCTGCTGATGGGCGGCGTAGTCGGCCGTATCTTCAACGAGTTCGGCATGGTGGTCGCCATCGCCATCGTGTCTTCAGCGATCGTGTCGCTCACGGTCACGCCGATGCTCAGCTCGCGTCTTTCGGCGGGCCATAGCCAGCCCCCCTATCCGGTACGCCTGTTCAATCGCGGCTTCGACTGGACGCAGCGCGGCTATGACAAGGGCGTCGCCTGGTGCCTGCGCAATCGCGGTTTCGTTCTCCTGAGTTTCCTCGGCTCGGTCGCGCTTTCCATCTATCTCTTCATGGTGCTGCCGGCGAGCTTCTTTCCGACCGAGGATATCGGCCGCCTGCAGATTTCCACCCAGGCGCGTCAGGACATCTCCTATCCGGCGATGCGCGACCTACAGAACCAGGCCGCAGCACTCGTCAGGCAGAACCCAGCCGTCGACCACGTCATGTCCATCGTCGGTGGCAGTGTGCGCCAGCCGCTGAACAACGGCACCATGTTTGTCCAGCTGAAGCCGAAGGAGCAGCGGGCACCGCTCGATCAGACGCTGCGTGAATTGCGGTCCAGCATCGGCACCATTGCCGGCTTGAAGGCCTATATTACGCCCCAGCAAAGCCTGCGCTTCGGCGGCCGGCAGACCGCCAGCCAATATCAGCTCATTATCCAGGCGCTGAGTGCCGACCAGACGAACCTCTGGGCCAACAAGATGCTGGATGCGATGCGCCGCGATCCAAGCTTTACCGACGTCGCCTCGGACGAGCAAAACAATGCTCTGCAGGCCAACATCGTCATCGATACCGAAAAGGCGGCACAATACGGGATCAACAACAATCAGCTGCGCACCACGCTGGAAGAAGCGTTCGGCGGCTACGACGCCGCACAAATCCAGACCACGGGCGACAGCTATGACGTCATGGTCGAATTCGACACCAGCAAGCCCTGGGATGACCAAAGGCTCCAGGATATCCATGTGGCTTCATCAAAAGGCGCGCTGGTTCCCCTGTCCGCTTTCGCTCATGTCCAGCGCACCACCGGTCCGGTCACCATCAACCAGACTGGCCAGCTCGTGTCGACGACGGTTTCCTTCAACCTGCCGGCCGGCGAAGCGCTTGGCGATGCCACGGCGAAGATCGATCAGATCAAGAAGGACATCAACATGCCGGCGGACATCTTCACGTCCTACGGCGGTACAGCACAGATCTTCCAGCAGTCCCAGGGCAGCACGCCTTACCTGATCCTGGCTGCCGTGCTGACGATCTACGTGGTCCTTGGCGTTCTCTATGAAAGCTTCATCCATCCGCTGACCATTCTTTCCGGCCTGCCGGCTGCCGCTCTCGGCGCCCTTCTCGCCTTGAAGGTGTTCGGCTTCGACCTCTCGATCATCGCGCTCATCGGCTTGCTGATGCTGATCGGCATTGTGAAGAAGAATGCGATCATGATGATCGACGTCGCACTGGAAACGCTGCGTTCGACAACAGGCATATCGCCGGCAGAGGCCATCCATGAGGCCTGCGTGCGACGTTTCCGCCCGATCATGATGACGACCTTCTGCGCCCTGCTCGGCGCCCTGCCGATCGCGGTCGGCGGCGGTGCGAGCTCCGAACTGCGTCAGCCGCTCGGCATCGCTGTTGTCGGCGGCCTGGTGGTCTCGCAGCTTCTGACGCTGTTCATCACGCCCGTCATCTTCCTCGAGATGAATCGCCTCAACGACTTCCTTGCCCGCCTCACCAAGCGCAAGGACGCGGACCCGCATCACAAGGATCCGCCAGCGGCCATCGCCGCGGAATAA
- a CDS encoding Hsp70 family protein, translating to MARALGFDFGTTNTVLAMADGPATQSIAFNSAAGAADSMRTALSFMKDPGLGAAALKVEAGHAAIQQFIDNPGDCRFLQSIKTFAASALFQGTLIFAKRHSFEDLMEIFVRRLRAYAGEGWPENVSRIVTGRPVHFAGANPNPALATERYNAALARFGFPEIHYVYEPVAAAFYFAQHLKKDATVLVADFGGGTTDYSLIRFETHGGKLTATPIGHSGVGIAGDHFDFRMIDNVVSPAIGKGSFFKSFDKLLEVPTSYYANFGRWNQLSIFKTSREYADLKTLVRSSLEPEKLETFIELVEHDEGYPLYQAVSATKMALSSEEEAEFNFPPLGKAGRKHVRRADFESWIADDLARIEGALDDVLTTTKTSPDAIDKVFLTGGTSFVPAVRRIFTERFGQERIETGGELLSIAHGLALIGERDDIAQWTA from the coding sequence ATGGCTCGGGCGCTTGGTTTCGACTTCGGCACGACGAATACGGTTCTGGCGATGGCCGATGGACCCGCGACACAATCGATCGCCTTCAACAGCGCTGCCGGCGCTGCGGACAGCATGCGCACCGCGCTCTCTTTCATGAAGGATCCGGGATTGGGCGCGGCCGCACTCAAGGTCGAAGCCGGGCACGCGGCCATCCAACAGTTCATCGACAATCCCGGTGACTGTCGCTTCCTGCAGTCGATCAAGACCTTTGCGGCGAGCGCCCTCTTCCAGGGCACACTGATCTTCGCCAAGCGCCACAGCTTCGAAGACCTGATGGAGATCTTCGTGCGCCGTCTGCGCGCCTATGCCGGAGAGGGATGGCCGGAGAATGTTTCGCGCATCGTTACCGGCCGGCCGGTGCATTTTGCCGGCGCCAATCCGAACCCTGCCCTTGCGACGGAGCGCTACAACGCCGCTCTTGCGCGTTTCGGCTTTCCGGAAATTCACTACGTCTACGAACCGGTAGCGGCAGCCTTCTACTTCGCCCAACACCTGAAGAAGGATGCGACCGTACTGGTGGCCGACTTCGGCGGCGGCACGACCGACTATTCGCTGATCCGCTTCGAAACCCACGGCGGAAAGCTGACGGCGACGCCGATCGGCCATTCAGGCGTCGGCATCGCCGGCGATCATTTCGATTTCCGGATGATCGACAATGTCGTCTCGCCGGCGATCGGCAAGGGCAGCTTCTTCAAGAGCTTCGACAAGCTTTTGGAAGTGCCGACTTCATACTACGCCAATTTCGGCCGCTGGAACCAGCTTTCGATCTTCAAGACCTCGCGCGAATATGCCGACCTGAAGACGCTGGTGCGCAGCAGCCTGGAGCCGGAGAAGCTGGAGACCTTCATCGAGCTCGTCGAGCACGACGAAGGCTATCCGCTCTATCAGGCCGTATCGGCGACGAAGATGGCGCTTTCGAGCGAGGAAGAGGCCGAATTCAACTTCCCGCCGCTCGGCAAGGCCGGCCGCAAGCACGTTCGCCGCGCCGACTTCGAAAGCTGGATCGCCGACGATCTCGCCCGCATCGAAGGGGCGCTGGACGACGTGCTGACAACGACGAAGACATCACCCGATGCGATCGACAAAGTGTTTCTGACGGGAGGCACTTCCTTCGTGCCGGCAGTTCGGCGCATCTTCACGGAGCGCTTCGGCCAGGAGCGGATCGAGACGGGCGGCGAACTGCTGTCCATCGCCCATGGCCTGGCCTTGATCGGCGAGCGCGACGATATCGCCCAGTGGACGGCCTGA
- a CDS encoding uracil-DNA glycosylase, producing MISASDLTPAELAALLHFHADAGIDWLLEDEPVDRFAEFEAMRAARRGARAAQPRTEAPAAAARPQTERRQAAKPAASPAAAPPRATPAIPDEQAVEQARFAAESARSLSELKTALEAFNGCNLKNSARSTIFASGTPEGRIMVIGPMPSADDDREGAPFAGRAGQLLDRMLAAIGLKRDEILLTNVIPWRPPGNRAPSPPEIEICRPFIERQIALAEPKAVLLLGNITARHFFGSTETIHGLRGEWREISVLGRTIPAIASLHPQELLTAPVNKRLAWSDLLIFKNYISAEILG from the coding sequence ATGATTTCCGCCAGCGACCTCACACCGGCCGAACTTGCTGCCCTTCTGCATTTCCATGCGGATGCCGGAATCGACTGGCTCCTGGAAGACGAGCCGGTGGATCGGTTTGCCGAATTCGAGGCCATGCGCGCGGCAAGACGGGGCGCGCGGGCAGCGCAGCCTCGCACCGAAGCTCCGGCAGCTGCGGCGCGGCCCCAAACCGAGCGTCGCCAGGCAGCCAAGCCGGCGGCATCTCCCGCAGCAGCGCCGCCGCGTGCGACGCCCGCCATTCCTGACGAGCAAGCTGTAGAGCAGGCCCGATTCGCCGCCGAAAGCGCGCGGTCACTCAGCGAGTTGAAAACTGCACTCGAAGCCTTCAACGGCTGCAATCTCAAGAACAGCGCACGCTCGACGATCTTTGCCAGTGGCACGCCGGAGGGCCGCATCATGGTAATCGGGCCGATGCCGAGTGCCGACGACGATCGTGAGGGGGCGCCGTTTGCCGGCCGCGCGGGACAGTTGCTCGACAGAATGCTTGCCGCCATCGGCCTGAAGCGCGATGAGATCCTGCTGACCAACGTCATTCCGTGGCGGCCGCCGGGCAACCGAGCCCCTTCCCCACCCGAAATCGAGATATGCCGTCCGTTCATAGAAAGGCAGATTGCGCTGGCCGAGCCCAAGGCAGTGCTTCTGCTGGGCAATATCACCGCTCGGCACTTTTTCGGAAGTACTGAAACCATCCATGGATTGCGTGGGGAGTGGCGGGAAATAAGCGTTCTCGGTCGAACAATACCGGCCATCGCCAGCCTTCATCCCCAGGAATTACTGACCGCGCCGGTCAACAAGCGGCTGGCCTGGAGCGATCTTCTTATCTTCAAGAATTATATCTCCGCTGAAATATTAGGCTGA